The Chiloscyllium plagiosum isolate BGI_BamShark_2017 chromosome 4, ASM401019v2, whole genome shotgun sequence region GGACCCCAGTACCATCCTTGCTTTGCAAGTTTTTTCAGCTCTTCAGTGAGACTTGTGACCACCATTGGACCATTATTTTGTACAGAGTCGTAAACTCTCCCTACTCCAGGAGCAGAATTTGGATCAAAGTTCAAATGATGACGAACTCTTTCTGCTACATGAGCTGCTGTACCACCAAACCCAGGAAATGTCAATTGCATTTGATTTGGAATTGGAGGTAGGAGTGGAGATAGTGGAGGAAGATCAACATGATTAGAATTTGAATTCGGCAAGATGACACCAGTTGTACCAATCAAAAGACCATTTACAGGTGGGTCCAAGAATATATCAGAAGCAACCACTAATTCTGGGACCATATGGCCTTCATCCGTCTGTAGTGGGCTGCTACATAGATGGGATGGCACTGATGAAACTTCCATAGGCAATGGATTGTCAAGACAACAGGTACGGGACCCTTCCATAGGAAATATTCCCTCTTCTAAAGGCATTGTGTACTGAATGTAATTCTGAGGCATCAATCCAATAACCACAGGAACATGACAAGATTCATCAGTATTCAAATTAGAACTGTCATTTTGGGGCTCAATTTCTTCAATTGTATTGCTCTGTTCCTGAAAGACACGATCTGTTTGCATATCATGGAACTCCTTACGAACACCATTTAATGCCTGGTTTGGGCTGTTATTGTGGACTAATGCTTTGACTTTAACCTCCATCTTAATGCAGGTCTCTTCAGAGCTGGCTGATCGTAAAGGCCAAGGTGTAGGACTATAATGATGGCCCCGAAGTGAGGTGGATCTTAAGGGTCTTTGAGTTTTTAAGTCATTAATACTTGCTGGAGTTGAAGAGGAAGAAAATCGATCATCTTCCAAGTTAAGAGGAGGTGAATTCccttttgccttttgtttctgctttgCAGAAAGCCTCCTTTTCAATGTGCCCATCAAACCTTCaccttttgatttattttttggtCCTTTATCATCTTCATCTGATTTATTTAGATCATTACCAGCCAAATCTTTCCCATAACAACTAAAGAGAGAATCTTCCTTCCCAAAATCATTGACAAGTGACTGGTGCTGTACGACCACAAATTCATTTTCATCTTTTCCTTTGTTTAAGTTAAAAGATTTTCTGATCGTTTTAAGGCTGATTTTCTTCATCCTGAAAAAGATGTACAAGTCTTTTCACACAGCAATCACTCCAATGTTGTTCTTTGTACCAATCTAACCAGTGTGGTTTTCTTTGTCCAGAACACAGCTAAACACCAAGATATCCATCTCCTGCAAAAGCagacaaagggttaaacttttcaatatttaaaCATGTATATTTTAAGATACAAAGAACAAACTATGTACATTACAGATCATTAAAAGTCAATTCCTAATGTTAAAATGCAAGCGTGTGCAAAGCTGACTTGTATCTCTTCAAACAGTTATAAACCACTGAGAATAAACAGAGGGAAAAATTTGCAAAGTAAGTGCTAACAATGGCTTCAATTCCATTATGTTGAAAAAATTTGGCCAGGAGCTAATGCGATTTTTGTCATGGCTTGTCAGCTCTGAATGATCGTTAAAACTGATTTGGATCATAGGTAGGTTTAATAAGAAACTAAGTTCTTTCTCCTTCAACTTCAAAGTGTTATTCATAATTTTGTACTCCAAACAGTAAACTTCATTAACAGCAACAAAACACAGCCAAAATAAAGGCGTGAGCATTTTTACTACCAGGAAGATGAGCGTGTCAATAATTTCTCCCATGCTGAGTCTTCAGACAACTGAGTCTTCAGACAACTGAGATGCCTCAAGAGAAATCAGCCAAGAGAAAGTCAATAGTTTCCCAGCATGACAAAGTTGAATCAGcccaaagagatttttaaaaaaggtttattGACCACTTCACACTACATTAGATGCAGATAGAAACAAGAAATTTGTAAATCCAGAAAAAAGAAGTTATTTGCCAGATTAAGTATATGTAAAGAAACCAAATTAGGCTTCATTAAGAGTGTGTCTTTATTAAAGCTGATCAATCTTCTTGATCCTTATCAAGCTCATTCAACAATGGGAAATAATCTCAAAAGGCAGGATATCAAGATGAAAAACACACTGAGTTGGGTTTTTAATTTCACAATAATGTATATTTTGATCTTTATAAAGCTCTTGAAGAGTAGGGCTTTTCTTAGCTACCCCCATTCAGTTATCCAAGTTCTGCTTGCAGAGGCTTCAAAGTGAATCTGACAGCTGCCTGCCACCCATTTTTCAGAGAACTGAGTGGGAAGTACTGCATTAACTAGATCTGCTATGTGCTACAAAACATATTGCTTTGACCTTGATCGCAAAAGTGCACTTTCTGTTGTACTAAGAAACTGTGCAAAACCGCATTTAAATTTTGGGTATTTTGCTACCACCAGACCAGAGTGGTTCAACAAAATTACTAAACGTCTTTAGGTCATGCTTAAATTAACATTTCAACCACTGCAAACTGCTCAATTCTTAAAAAGTGTTTTAGTGGTAACAGAAATTAAATCTGTAAAGGAATCCCATTTTTCTGTAGATTAATCAACAACTATGGGGATACAGATGAATTTCAATAagcaaagagaaaacaaagtctTGTTTGCAAAGAAACCAGACCTCATTATCTCAACTCAATGCAGACAGATCGAGTAGAAATACCTAGTCTGTCCTGGTATGTTTGAAATCAATACTCTATGTGAAACATCATTCTTCAGGGCCTCAGCCACAAGTTCAATCTCACTTAATTCAGCTGACTTCCAATCTGTAATCCTAGATTGGGACAAACCCTAGACTTTCCCCCAGATCTTTAACAAGCTTCATTTTATATACTATAAATATTATACCAAATGAACCAAAGCCAAACATTTACTAGCTTGTTCCTTGTAGAATGGTGTGCATGGAAAGAAATCAAATACATTTCAGTACAGGTAGTTGTCCTATAATGCCATAGCTGTGTTTCAGCAATacctcacttaatagaaaatcactgaatagaaataatggggcctatgacaaccacctgacgaaggagcagtgctctgaaagctagtgattccaaataagcCTGAACGaatataaactggtgttgtgtgattttttttaactttgtactccgaTACATGTGCTTACTGGCAGGGGATAGCAAGAGGTTTAGTTGTGTGAGCTTTCcatctcccaatgtctgcatgtagttttgttttaaaaatgttcctTGCAACTTGGCCTAAATCAGTAAATACCAAAACAGACTGTCCTCTGAAAAAGAGGCTCACAGTAATCCTTAATAATGGGCTATTTCCAGTAATTAATTTTCATCCTACATCTACAATTTAATCAAGCTTTTCAATACAGAAATCAAGTAAAGATGATAACTTGCTAGTATAGAAACAAAGTGCTCAAAAAACTCAGCACGTCTCGTAGTATTTGTGGacacagtgttaatgttttaaatCAGATATTACTCTTAACCAAAAGGGATGGTTTTCCTGCAGAAGAGTGTGAAGGAAGAGCATGTGGCACAGAAGGGTAAGTCACGAGAAGGTTAAAGAGTGAGAATGATTAGACATCGTGGGGGTCAcattaaaaaagaaacagagaatgATAATGGTTAGTGGAAAGGAGACAAATCCAGAGTGAGAGTGTTAATTTTACAATATAGGCCAGCTCAAATCCAAGGAAACAAGGCATGGGCTTTGAAAAATCCACCTGGAATAAAATGTCACTCTCTTTGACATTCTTTTGTTTCAGtacatactttaaaaaaaatctatatgcATTTACATAATTGCTCATACTGTCATCCAATTTCATATGTACCTGTTCAAGATCTCTGGTAAATACCAATGtaacaaaataattatttaatatttctgcCATCTTGATCAAATCCTTCATAAACTTAATCCTTGGCTAAAGATGATGCTATCAGTCCCCATTCCCCACCAGTTATTGGGTTCCCCATTACTATTGCTAGTTTTCATCTTGCCACTCCAGAAAGCCTCGAAGCATCAAGTCTACCCTCGCTTTAGTCCTGCTCCTAGACCTCCGGTATACTGGTAACAAGTACATTGTATCTACTAGACAGAATGAGTGCCTGCAGGATCTCTCCTCTATATAGATGCGTATGGGTCAAAGAAAGTGTGACACAATCAAAAAAGAATCAGTTTACACCGGGGATCTAAAGCATCAGAATTAAATTGCCTGTTACAAACTAAATAAAGATACAAAGTCTACATTTTAAGTGAAAATATGGTGCTGTGATTCCTTTGCACATGCGTAGTTGCCCTTGAAACATCAAACTAGCTCCTATTTTCTACCCATGTAAGCTTTCAATTCAGGAGATTCATTAATTACATTTCAGTGGTAAAGCACCACCTATTCACAGATTAACTGCCAGAAAACCATAGGTGATGCAACCATATAAAAACTAGAAAATGTTGCCCTTGTTCTAAAGGCAAACGTTTTATTCACAAATAATCACTGACATGAACATTGTTACTTGCTTTATATGCTCGTTTTCCTGCTTTTACAATGGTAATTAGGAATCTAATTAGGTTCCCTTgcccaaaaaaaagcaaaaaatttGAGGTATCACTTTTAACACTGAAAATAATGCTTCACCGAAGTGTGAATGAACATGGATCGACAGAAGCTATTGTGCACGGTTTGCTCCAAATAGTGGGAGGCTTTGGATACAAACATAGCTATTAAGATAccattgcagaaaagatttacaaggatgttgccggggtgggggatttgagctatagagagaggctgaatagactggggctattttccctggaaagtcagaaattgaggggtgacatatagagatttataaatcaaAAGGGGCACGGATAGAaggaatagccaaggtcttttcccccccagataggggaatctaaaacttagtgggcataggtttaaagtgagaggggaaagatataaaagggacaactttttcacgcagagtgttgcgtgtatggattgagatGCTAGAGATgatggtgcaattacaatatttaaaaggcatctggatgggtacatgaatgggaagggatagAGGAATTTGtgccaaataggattagattaatttaggatatctgatcagcatggacaagttggaccaaagggtctgtttccatgctgtacaactctatgactctatcttatcCATTTTCAGATACCTAGTTACCATTGAGGAAGTCTCATAAATCATGGGCTAACAAAGAGCAAGAAGAAATCAAGTTTGTGCTCCTCATGACTATCCAAAGATCTTTGTTGGAAAATACAGGTGGAAACTAAATTCAGGCACAGTTCAAAAGTGTTACTGAGGTGAGGAATCAACAAGTATAGACTTGGAACAGCAGACTAACAGGTGTTACCATACATACTGGTAAAAAATTTGATCTCATAAGAAACCTGTttcaactttttgttttaaatggatcAAAGCCCTGGGATTTCACAACCAAAGAATAATCTTAGAGCTGTAATGGTTCAATTTAATTGTGAATTTATaaacaggaaagaaaataatTATCAGTAAATACACAAAAATTAATCATCTTATAATAATTAATAAGAAAGATAGTTCATAATGTCATAAAATGAATATACTATGATTAATATGAATTCTCATGtcgtatttttattttaatttattgaaGCACTGTTTTTAATTTTCACTTGGGATCCAAATCAACCACATGTGGAAAATATGAACTGCGTAAAAGTGACTTTTGACGTAAAAGATTAGTCTCCAAAAGTTGACATTCATACAAGCATATGCAGTAATCCATAATAATAGAGTGGGACAATAAAAAAGTATTTTCTCCACTTTCTATTTAAACAGTTCAGAAGTATGAAATGCATATTTCAAATTATTCCCTAAAACAGAGTACACAATATATAGGTGGAAAATGGATAAACAATTAGGTAAATTACACCATCAGAACAATATTTCTTTCCCTCTGTCCCTCTCCTCAGAAGTAAGGGACTAGAGAAACTTTTGTTAATAAGTAGAATTTATAAAATCTAAACTGGGAATTGCTGATGTTTTATACCCTTATGACAGAGCAGTCTATTTGATTAACACCCTCACACCATCATTACACCCTTAACCTCTTCATCACTGGTAACCAATGTTACATTTCTCACATTATGCTGGCACCTGCCATCTTGTGGCACTGGTAAATAGTTCTGAGCTGCCTAAGTGGACATGCAGCTCCATCTATCAAAGTGAGTTTTCTAGCACACCCCTGGTTTTTGTCCTGTGGATGGGAGCAGAGATTGTGCAGGCAGGAGATCAGTTAGTAATTGTAGAATACCCAGTACTTGTGGCTAGTTTAGTTGTGATAGCAAGTGTGAGGAGATTTTGTAATGTGTGTAATGTACTGGGGAGAATACTGTTTTTCTAATGAGTTTAGTCTTTCTTAAGAATAATACTAGTGATGATATCTTTCTACAAGCATCAAAAAAGTGCCACCTTCTTGGAAATGCAGGAAATAAGTATTTTGTTTATTAAAAAATGTTGACCTCCCTCATGGGCTTTATATTTTTCCCCATACATCATCCAATAAAAATACAGATCCCAGGAAGTGTGTTGTAATACAATGTTTCTGGCATtagccaaatttgaatttgatatgaTAAATTTTATGACTTCATTCTAAAATCCATAACCTCACCATCCTAACACTCTCATGTCAAAAGAGTCCAGACAACAAGAAACCAGTTTCTGGTAATTAAGCTACATGACTGCCGAAGAACAGGAGGGCCTTACTAGTTCTTGTAGCTGAGTTCAAATGGCATCATCCAACACACATTCCAACTTTGCAAGTCCCTCCCTTAACTGCCAAATACAAGGCCTTGACCAGTAACTGCTAGAAATAGCACAAAAAGGTGAATTCTCACCAAATCTGCAGTTAAAATGTGGCTTGTGTGCTTGAATGATAAAATATCTTTCCTTTCCTCTGACAAACAAACCTACATCAAATGAAGAAACAATTCACAAAAGTATCTTTGCTAATCAGAATGCCTCAGCTTATGAAGGATGCCACAACCAACATGCCAGGACAGACTTCAGAACtatatcctccctcagaacttAAAGCATCTgccaaaaacaggaaatgactgtGAATGCATTCAGTTACTTTCTTGTTCTACCAACTAAGATTTTACTGGTGTTGCgaggtttttatttcaaatgtattAGCTATAGATTGAGCAGTTCTATTTTAGTGCATAGATGTACAGAAACATTTGTTAAAATATTGACCATTGCTGCAAAGCTTCATTTTCACCATTAAATTACAAAAGACCAATGACATCTACCTTCTCACATTCTCGTGCCCAAGTTTGAGATTAAACCAAAAACAGCTTATTTGCTCCCTCTTGTTGCATGTTTTTAGAAAAACTGTGCATTttatcatttaaaacaaagatattcAAATGCTTAACTTGCAAATCTTGCATTAGTATTCATCAAGCTATTTTAGAAAGTCTATTTTGTTTTGatcaaaaataattttcttaaatGTAGTTTATTTACCAATTATACATACTACCATATTCTTTTGCATATCCTTGAATTTTCCTATAAGAATGAACTGAGACACTGTGTGGTACCAATAGGATTCAAGGTTCTTCTACAAAGCTTCATCCTGAGGCTTGACCTAAATTGTCGTGGCAGCATGTGAAGTGAATCAATAAATGGAAGTGATACCCAGAGAAGTTTCTATTTgcaacagatcagacagcataGCTTTGCAACTAAAGAATGAACTGTATTTGTGTCAGCCACAACTCATTCGGTAGCACTGTCACCTGAGTCAAACAACAGCAAATTCAAGTGTTGCCTAAGCTACTTGTACAAACACAAGGCTGACCATCCAATGTAATACGGAGGCTGTGTTGCAGCAATAGTGGTATTGATTCACTGATGAAATGCTCCCTGAGATGAAAGCAAAAGATTCCATGATACAATTTCAAATAAAGGCAGAAGGACTCCCCAGTTCCTCTGGTCAGTATTTATTCGCTAGCAAACAGTGTTATGTtatcatactgtgatttgttggACCTTGCTCTGTGCCAGTTAGCTGTCCCAATTTCTCCATTCCAGTTGCACTGCAGAATGACTTAACTGGCTGCAAGTTGCTTCAGGACACCAAAAGGTCATGAAAACCACAATACAATGCAAGTTCTTCTTTGCCTCTAAAGagttgctcagttggctggataactggtttgcaatgcacagTAATGTCAATAGCGTGAGTtgaattcccacaccagctaagGTTACCTTGAAGGATTCTGTTTCTCAACCTCTCATCTGAGGTgcggtgactctcaggttaaatcaccacccaTGTCTCTTTCTAATAAGAaatcagccctatgttctgatagGACCATATGACTTGACCTTTACCCGATATAAATATTCAAGGAGTGAACATTATAATCAAGGTTGTTTAGTGAACATTCATTCTAAGTTCTTCCAAGACTCTCATGCAAATATATCATTGTCAGTGTTGGAAAGAATATCAAGTAGGATTCTCTGGAAC contains the following coding sequences:
- the LOC122549136 gene encoding suppressor of cytokine signaling 6, which gives rise to MKKISLKTIRKSFNLNKGKDENEFVVVQHQSLVNDFGKEDSLFSCYGKDLAGNDLNKSDEDDKGPKNKSKGEGLMGTLKRRLSAKQKQKAKGNSPPLNLEDDRFSSSSTPASINDLKTQRPLRSTSLRGHHYSPTPWPLRSASSEETCIKMEVKVKALVHNNSPNQALNGVRKEFHDMQTDRVFQEQSNTIEEIEPQNDSSNLNTDESCHVPVVIGLMPQNYIQYTMPLEEGIFPMEGSRTCCLDNPLPMEVSSVPSHLCSSPLQTDEGHMVPELVVASDIFLDPPVNGLLIGTTGVILPNSNSNHVDLPPLSPLLPPIPNQMQLTFPGFGGTAAHVAERVRHHLNFDPNSAPGVGRVYDSVQNNGPMVVTSLTEELKKLAKQGWYWGPITRWEAEEKLANVPDGSFLVRDSSDDRYLLSLSFRSQGKTLHTRIEHSNGRFSFYEQPDVEGHTSIVELIEHSIKDSENGAFCYSRSRLPGSATYPVRLTNPVSRFMQVRSLQYLCRFVIRQYTRIDLIQKLPLPNKMKDYLQEKHY